Proteins encoded together in one Lathyrus oleraceus cultivar Zhongwan6 chromosome 5, CAAS_Psat_ZW6_1.0, whole genome shotgun sequence window:
- the LOC127083175 gene encoding protein RALF-like 24, with protein MSQPRFTSTIFLSLTLLLFHTHFQICTSLLSTTVNLSVLKHSETDAVITKRVSTKSIGDCLTETELMDSESNRRVLAMQKKYISYDTLKRDKVPCDRAGASYYNCHPRQANPYNRGCEVITACARGS; from the coding sequence ATGTCCCAACCCAGATTCACTTCCACAATCTTCCTCTCTCTTACCCTTCTCCTCTTTCACACCCATTTCCAAATCTGCACTTCCTTGTTATCAACCACTGTTAACCTCAGTGTGTTGAAGCACTCTGAAACCGATGCGGTAATCACAAAGAGGGTCAGCACCAAAAGCATTGGAGATTGTTTAACTGAGACTGAGCTAATGGATTCAGAGTCAAATAGAAGAGTTTTGGCAATGCAGAAAAAGTACATAAGCTATGATACTTTGAAGAGAGACAAGGTTCCTTGTGATAGAGCTGGTGCTTCCTATTATAACTGTCATCCAAGACAAGCTAATCCTTATAATAGAGGTTGTGAGGTTATTACTGCATGTGCAAGAGGTTCTTGA